The genomic stretch CTTGAGATTGCATGTTACGAATTACTTCAGCATTAGATTAACCTTTGGCtccaaaataataaaaataattgctcatatattttttgcaatacTGTAATATTTTTAGGAACTGAAGGAAccagaataaaataaaaacaaatcagACGTAATTCTGACCAAGCAACGCAATTACTGTACGATGCAAAAACAAATGTTATCTGCCAAAGTTCAAAGTGTGGTTAGTATATGTTGCCTAATGTGATGGTTATTCAGTCGTACATATCTGGTAATGCCTACCATCATTTGAACTACGAGTTATTTCTCTTTGCATCCAGGCAAAtctcgaaatatttgaatgactaaaaatattgaatataatttgTTGCATTTTTACAGAACAAGGCATTGGACTTACTTAGATCCAGGCAGGAGAGTCAAGCTGCGAAGAAGCACAGAAAGATTTTAAACAGCATAGATGACAGAACTAAGTTTCATTGTTGTAGTAGTAAAATGCACAACAGACGCAATCGTAAGACAAAGAAAGTGGCTTCGTCAGGATTTTCTCATGCCTTAATAGCcactgaaatgagaaaatgcCTAATGAGACATGACTGGGCTCATATAACCGAACTCTTACCACTCTTGTTAAGAGGGCATTCAGAAACAGAGCCACTCATGTGGAGGTATctaattatacaaatattgtACGGTACCAAAGGTAATTTGGCAATGCTTAATCATTTCCTCGAAATGTCTGTGCGTACTCAAAGTTCAGATTTTCTAAATGTGGTATTAGCACTTCCCGCTCAAATAAAAGAAACTGACTCCATGTCAATTGAGTTTGACAGTTAATGCTATAAACTTGAATCATTTCGAACAATTAGGTATTACAAGAATATGAGAATAACATAACATGCCACATAAGTGTTTTCCGGTATCTGAATTAGAAGTAATTGTTTGTGGAAAATAACGCTTTACCACGTCAAAAAATTACGGAATTATCGCAAATAAATGAATGCCTCATATTTTGACATGTGTTGTTGATGAAAATGGGAAATTCGCTAATTATTCGATTACACATTATATACTTGTATATTACTTattttcgtacatttttttatgataaaCATAATAAAAGTTAATATTAATACAAAGATACTATTTACAACGACTCTCAATAGATCATCGACGTTTCCAATAATATAAACTATGTAAGTGATGCGCACAACAATAGGGCATTATGTACACGTGTTGtagcaataaaaatataaaaacaaccACAAGGTAACATATAAAATACAGTTAAAGACTGTCCGAAAAACGTTCGGACTGCCTTTCATTGATTACCTACGTGAAATCAATTTGTACATACAAAGAGTACCTACAAAATGCGTTTGTATTGACGAATTCAAATTCAGGTACAAGCTATGGCAATTTTACAGAATAACTATATTGAACAGCAACTGAATGATGTTCGAAAAATTCGTTCTTCATCGTGCAAGTTTATTATTGACTTCCAAGTAGCTGTGAAAACTCAGGGTGGTCACAcaatttgaatttggaaattcTGTTTCCCTGACCGAAATTACGCTTTTCCTCTGACTTCTTGCTTGGGTTTATCGCATTTGGAAACACTTTTCCtgtattttcgaaaatgtttGAAGTAAATATTTACTTCATTAATAGAACGTCAAAGTTTTGGTCTGCAGCATACATGTTGTATGTGTATCATCATTCTGATCTATACagataaatgataataattgagcAAGTGCAGGAATTCAAAAGATAAACCAAAAACTCGAGCGCATATAGCAGACAAGAAAATTGACAATCTTCCAATTTAAATCatcaataatatttgaaaaaacaaaatcctCTAATATATCCCatttttccaggttttccagatGAGTGGCCACCCTGAAATTGATTACGCACAGCAGACCCAGTGACATTTGAAGAAACAGGTCATTCTCAGCAGACATCTATCTCACAACTAGTTTCATTCATACTGTTTTCTTAGCTGGAACCAAGGTACAGCTCTGGTTGGAAACCTTAAGCTTGTCTTTCGCAACTACGTacagttaaaaaattcttccatAACGTTGCAGCAGCTTGTAACTGATTTATAGACAtgatttatacattattacaTCACAAACTTAAGATTCTAATTGATGCTATTTCTGAGTAGCTGTACTGATAGTTTTAACTGCGGTTCAATGAtgtaatgtgaaataaaattcatgagATAGTACTAGAAGACTTACAAGCATCGCCTTAATATGTGGACAGACGATATTTTCTATACTCTCAGAGGTAATGACACAAAGTTTCAtactggttgaaaaaatttgacatgaataaaatgatgatttgatgaaattatagtaataataaatacgtgTGTGAGAACTGGTAGGTGAAGTTACCAGTCAGTCTAGGGGCAAATGAACATGAGGGTCATTTGATGCCAGCTTCACAAGCGTTTTCTTCACTCTGAGTACCGGGAGACGTGCAGCAGGTTTCCCATGCCAACACTCGCGAATCAATTTTCCCATTCCAGCGAGAGTCTAAAAAACAACATGCATGTagtaaattgattttgtttttctattgcagtcaataaaaatacattatataaaaaaaCTTACAGGATCTGAGTGCCATCGGTTTGGAAGAGGTGGTCTTCGCTGATTCAGCGACACCAATTTTCGCATTTCTTCAAAAGAGGGTTCTTGGTTGCTACCCGAAAGCCACTCAGAATAAGGAGCAGCATAATCCAAAGCCACACCACTACTCACGCATCTCCGACTTACCTCCCACATAACCAGTGCTAAACTGTAAATATCTGCACGACGAAAACTCTCTAAACACTCTATGTTTATTCTGTAATCAGAAATTTAATAGTATCTTGTTAGATTTGAGTTAAGATAAAAGTTAAGATGTAAAAACTCAACAAACATAACATTGTGCATACGTTTGATCGAGGACTTCTGGACTCATGTACCGCTTGGTACCTTGACGAAGATCAACTCGATCCATGGTGAGACGTTCCTGAGTTACAGCAAGTGCGAAATCTGATATTGCGCAGGCACCATTTGCTTTGACAAGTatatttttggttttcaaGTCGCGGTGCGACATTGCTGGTTTTCCTCGGGTTCCATTAATTTCAGTGTGTAAATAAAGTAGTCCGTTTGCCACACTCAGACAGATGTTCAGCGTTTGGTGGTGTGTCAGGGGATGGGGCGAACGATTTAAATGATTATAAAGAGAGCCAAGTGGATGGTAGTGTGTCACTAGCCACAATTGAGTGCAGCTTCCTCTGCTTGTCATATCGGTGCCGACATATCCGAGAATATTGTCGTGACGTGATGGTAAAAGTCTAGAATATACCTCCGTTTCACGAGTCCATGCGGCTTCATCTCTtgagaagtatatttttacagCTACGCACTCCCCGTGCCAGACACCACGCCATACTTCGCCACCAAATCCGCCACCTCCACCACTTCCACTTCCTAAGCATTCAACTAATGCTACCTGTTTTGCTAGTGTACGTTGAACAAGTAATGGTAATCCTGATCCTGAACCGCTAGTCAGACTCCGTCCATCCAAATATTCCTGTTTAGTAGATAAACAAATCACAATGATTATACCAATAAGTATGCACTTGCCAATGATTTCACTCATTTGCAAGTAATTTTACGTATTTGCAAATATACTGCAGTACTCAGGCCAAACGTGATGTCATCGAAATATCACATCTGGCCTGCTAATGATTACAATTTGATACCTTGAGGGTGCTATCACCAGCAGCAGTTGCTCTGAGCTCATGCGTATGATAGGTGGAAGTTGTGGAGGGAGATGAGGAAAAATGAAGTGAGGAAGGCTCTAGTTCTGAGTCAACTAGAAGTTTGTTTCGTCGAGGGACCAATGGGCGCTTGCGACGTGTCCTACGAATGAGTATACAAGCGAGTATGCCGCTTCCGACTACTCCAAGTCCAACCATCGGACCCAGGATTGCCAGAGTCAGTTTTACTGCATAATCTTCCACTCCTGTAAAGGAAAAACTATTGTTATAGCTAAACcatcaaattttcatgaaCTTCAGTATGAATGAAAcgtcaataatttatatttatttttcttctatctTTCAACTTCTATTCACCGTTCGATTGCTCCGGGGAATAGTGCGAGGGCAGGTCAGGAAAAGGTCCGTTATTACATAAATCACCCTGGCAGCATACAACGCTGAATTGTCCACCTCTAGTTGAACTGCTTGCTTGTCTCTTTTTTCCACTACCATTTCCAACTGGTTGTTGTTTGCTACATATCAACGGCATCTGTTCAGGTTTTATGGTACACCCTCTACTCAGTTGCTGTGTCCCATCTGCTTCCTGCACTTTGGACTTCCAGCACTGATggggaagaaaattaaattggtATTACACTACCACTTTTGTGTGTTAAGGCTCAGATGATCACTTAACAAACCAGCCATATGTTTCTTCCAATTTATACACATGATGAACGataatcttttattgtaaaaatactgTATGGTTTCATCACTGTAAGAAGTTTCACTTCAATTGACactattttaaatttaatgtaTGATTTATCCGCATCAGATCTGATTgtacgaaaaatataaatgcaatttgaatttataagATGATATAGGAAAATTGCACTCAAGACAAAGCAAGAACTCTGAACTTTGAAAAGCTTCTACTACTTTATTAAATTTGCTCTCAGTTCCAGCTGtgcgttgaaaaattgcatttcAAACGGTATTCATATTGACATAAATCAAAAATGGAGTGAGCGCTGAAGCTATCTTTATTGAACTAATAGATATTGTCTTCCTAAAACTGAGTAGACCAGTTACttgttggaaaaataaatatttcaatgacATGAATGATAACAAGCAGCGCaggtattatttttactcaatAGTCAACTTGAGTCCATTTATGTAATGAAAAGTTATGTGGTTGATTCTGTCTTATTGGTACAAAACTGAAATTGAGAGAGAAGAAAACTGGATCTAGCTGattaataacaaataaatgGATGATTTAATAAAACTAGTGCAAGTGATAAATGATATGTAGAAAAATCTCTCTGGAAAGGTTTTGAACCTACTGTGATTGCATCGTTGCAGGTTTCTTCAGACGAACAATCTGGAGGATCACAAGAGAGGCACTTGTAACGTTTTTGGGTTGAAATACCGCCCGTAATCTGACGATCAGGTGGTTCTTCATTGTCCATGGAAACGTCAACCTCCCTCAATCCTATACTTTGTTTTTCTCCTGTTAAATCCAAAACGacatgaaataatttgatacaCACTGGCATAGGGATGCAAAATTATGCACGCCAAGTTCGTACTCGGAAAATCataattgttttaaaatttcgtgaaaacaGCCGTTGAATCTTTTACGGCACTGTTCGTATTTCTTCCGTTAACACATGAACTACCCCTTTTTTGAGCGAGAtgtaaaagaagaaatttagTCATTTCGTTGCCGTTTGTGGCACTGATAAGGGCTATTAATATTGCGTTACTCAGCTGATGCTCGTAtccttaaaaaattttcttcggTAAACACAAAGTAGAATAATCCTGTATGCGTGCATTAAGGCTCGTACCTGGACATAATTTGAACGTCAACAAAAGCACAAAATGCGTGATAAATATAACATCCGCCATGTCTGTGCGCGTCAAAACAATAAACTACTTGTCTCAGatcacggtcttacatacaggtcttgcAACGAACTGAAATTTGAGTGGTGGGGGTAGCCGCGTTAttgtccaaatttttttgccactACTGACCACTACGCAGCGCTGTCAGTTATTCATAGGACATATGACTGACATTACCAACGTAAGGTTATCTGTGTACGAGTATCAAAAAGATTGGTTAGGGTTCCGCCAAAGAATATTAATAAGCTTATGAATAACTCGTAGCGTCGCTCTTGTGGCCATAAGTTGTACTTTTGTTCCGGACGTGAACTGACTACCCCCCACCACGTTCGTTgcaagacctgtatgtaagaccgtgacTCAGAAACTACCAAAAAATATCGAGTTCCACTCATTGTcgcgttgactgaagatatataaAGACTGCTAGCCTCATAGGACTTCTCGTAATCGAAAATGGACAAGATAAATTCATTATCAAGCGCCCTCTGCGTTCTTCCCTGCACGCGCAACTCAATTCGGCAAGAttgtttgtgaaaaaaatttgagttagttattattttacaaaagaCGTAGCTATATCATGATTTATTctgttttcaataataatctgATGCGGTTATCGATGAAGTAATGGTAGGTTCATGCGGAATGAATGC from Neodiprion virginianus isolate iyNeoVirg1 chromosome 3, iyNeoVirg1.1, whole genome shotgun sequence encodes the following:
- the LOC124299481 gene encoding uncharacterized protein LOC124299481 isoform X2, which gives rise to MQKQMLSAKVQSVNKALDLLRSRQESQAAKKHRKILNSIDDRTKFHCCSSKMHNRRNRKTKKVASSGFSHALIATEMRKCLMRHDWAHITELLPLLLRGHSETEPLMWRYLIIQILYGTKGFPDEWPP
- the LOC124299481 gene encoding uncharacterized protein LOC124299481 isoform X1; protein product: MQKQMLSAKVQSVNKALDLLRSRQESQAAKKHRKILNSIDDRTKFHCCSSKMHNRRNRKTKKVASSGFSHALIATEMRKCLMRHDWAHITELLPLLLRGHSETEPLMWRYLIIQILYGTKGNLAMLNHFLEMSVRTQSSDFLNVVLALPAQIKETDSMSIEFDS
- the LOC124299469 gene encoding activin receptor type-1 isoform X2: MDNEEPPDRQITGGISTQKRYKCLSCDPPDCSSEETCNDAITCWKSKVQEADGTQQLSRGCTIKPEQMPLICSKQQPVGNGSGKKRQASSSTRGGQFSVVCCQGDLCNNGPFPDLPSHYSPEQSNGVEDYAVKLTLAILGPMVGLGVVGSGILACILIRRTRRKRPLVPRRNKLLVDSELEPSSLHFSSSPSTTSTYHTHELRATAAGDSTLKEYLDGRSLTSGSGSGLPLLVQRTLAKQVALVECLGSGSGGGGGFGGEVWRGVWHGECVAVKIYFSRDEAAWTRETEVYSRLLPSRHDNILGYVGTDMTSRGSCTQLWLVTHYHPLGSLYNHLNRSPHPLTHHQTLNICLSVANGLLYLHTEINGTRGKPAMSHRDLKTKNILVKANGACAISDFALAVTQERLTMDRVDLRQGTKRYMSPEVLDQTINIECLESFRRADIYSLALVMWEVSRRCVSSGVALDYAAPYSEWLSGSNQEPSFEEMRKLVSLNQRRPPLPNRWHSDPTLAGMGKLIRECWHGKPAARLPVLRVKKTLVKLASNDPHVHLPLD
- the LOC124299469 gene encoding activin receptor type-1 isoform X1, yielding MADVIFITHFVLLLTFKLCPGEKQSIGLREVDVSMDNEEPPDRQITGGISTQKRYKCLSCDPPDCSSEETCNDAITCWKSKVQEADGTQQLSRGCTIKPEQMPLICSKQQPVGNGSGKKRQASSSTRGGQFSVVCCQGDLCNNGPFPDLPSHYSPEQSNGVEDYAVKLTLAILGPMVGLGVVGSGILACILIRRTRRKRPLVPRRNKLLVDSELEPSSLHFSSSPSTTSTYHTHELRATAAGDSTLKEYLDGRSLTSGSGSGLPLLVQRTLAKQVALVECLGSGSGGGGGFGGEVWRGVWHGECVAVKIYFSRDEAAWTRETEVYSRLLPSRHDNILGYVGTDMTSRGSCTQLWLVTHYHPLGSLYNHLNRSPHPLTHHQTLNICLSVANGLLYLHTEINGTRGKPAMSHRDLKTKNILVKANGACAISDFALAVTQERLTMDRVDLRQGTKRYMSPEVLDQTINIECLESFRRADIYSLALVMWEVSRRCVSSGVALDYAAPYSEWLSGSNQEPSFEEMRKLVSLNQRRPPLPNRWHSDPTLAGMGKLIRECWHGKPAARLPVLRVKKTLVKLASNDPHVHLPLD